Part of the Crossiella cryophila genome, ACCCGGCGTACGAGAACGGCGAACACCCGGGCGGGGTGGGCGAGGGTCAGGCGGCGCGGATGGCCGCCAGGCGGAGGCCGGTGACGGGGTCCGGGGTGACGTCTGACAGCCGGGTGGACCAGTACAGGTGACCGTGCGGCGACCACAGCGGGGCCAGCGGCAGCTCGCGCAGCGCGATGTTCTCCGCCAGCCGCAGCTCCCGGTCGGCCGCCGCCGAGGTGTCCGCGCCGGCCAGGAGTTCGGCGAAGGTCGGGTGGGTGAAGCCCACCCGCGCGGCCAGGGTGGCCAGCAGGGCGGTCGGGTGGGGGTAGGTGGCGCGGGCGGTGAGCAGGTAGGGGCCGTCGAAGCGGCGGTGTTCGAGCCGGTCGGCGTACTCGGCGGCGGGCAGGCCCTTGGTGGTGATGGCCTCGGCGTTGAGGGACAGCCGGAGCTGGGCGGCCAGGGGTTCGATCCAGGTGCGGTGGTCGGTGTCCTGGTCGAAGTACACGGTGAGGTTCTTGGGCAGTTCGCTCTGCCTGGCCAGCAACGCCGCGGCCTGGACGTCGTGGTTGCAGGGGCGGCAGGCGGAGTCCTTGCGGTCCGCGCCCAGGGCCGAGGGCAGCAGGGCGGTGGCCGGGGTGACCCGGTGCGCGAGCGGGCCGGTGGCCAGGGCCTCGCGGTCGATGGCCATGGACAGGGCGTGCCTGCGGGCCGGGTCGGCGTACCCGGGTCCGGCCGGGAAGGCCAGGTAGGTGGTCTCCGGTTGCGGCCAGGTGCTGCTGCGGTTGGCGAACTGGCTGGTCAGCTTGCCGTGTTCGGCGGCGGGGATCTCGGTGGCCAGGTCGATGCCGCCGGCGACGAGCTGGTTGTACTGGGTTTCCGCGGTGGCCACCACGACCTTGATCGACTCGGATTTGGCCTTGGTGGCGCCGGCGTAGGCCGGGTTGGCGGTCAGCCGGATGCCCTGGGACCACTGGCCTTCGGCGCGGTAGGGGCCGTTGCCGATCAGGGTGGTCCAGTCCCGGCGGGTCAGGGCCTGCTCGGACAGCGGCGCGAGCAGGCTGCTGGTGAGCGCGACCGGGAAGTGCCGCTGGGCGGCGGCCAGGGAGACCTCCAGGGTGAGGTCGTCCGGGGTGCCCACCTCCTGGACCTGGAGCTGATCGAGGAGT contains:
- a CDS encoding peptide ABC transporter substrate-binding protein yields the protein MRRRNALLMALAISGLTACTTPEAPAPAQPGAFTVAVTEPAALLPGQAVDQPGKLLVGALWTPLMTLDDPAAAPVPAAAEKVESPDQRRWTIRLRPGWRFHDNTPVTARAYAQTWAMARQQRWAAAGLLDQLQVQEVGTPDDLTLEVSLAAAQRHFPVALTSSLLAPLSEQALTRRDWTTLIGNGPYRAEGQWSQGIRLTANPAYAGATKAKSESIKVVVATAETQYNQLVAGGIDLATEIPAAEHGKLTSQFANRSSTWPQPETTYLAFPAGPGYADPARRHALSMAIDREALATGPLAHRVTPATALLPSALGADRKDSACRPCNHDVQAAALLARQSELPKNLTVYFDQDTDHRTWIEPLAAQLRLSLNAEAITTKGLPAAEYADRLEHRRFDGPYLLTARATYPHPTALLATLAARVGFTHPTFAELLAGADTSAAADRELRLAENIALRELPLAPLWSPHGHLYWSTRLSDVTPDPVTGLRLAAIRAA